Proteins from a genomic interval of Streptomyces fodineus:
- a CDS encoding NUDIX domain-containing protein, which produces MTLEPAEGVVQAVVLYDGRLLLVADGGGWVLPSGIPQPAEPAEATAARAVYELTGYLVDGTEALTPHDGARASEASAVVCQLLSESPSDGASLAPDQVRWVPIPEAARAAIPAAVRAYLRGHTPV; this is translated from the coding sequence ATGACGCTGGAGCCCGCAGAGGGCGTGGTGCAGGCGGTCGTCCTCTACGACGGGCGGCTGCTGCTCGTGGCGGACGGCGGCGGCTGGGTGCTGCCGTCGGGTATTCCCCAACCGGCCGAGCCCGCCGAGGCCACCGCGGCGCGCGCCGTGTACGAACTCACCGGCTACCTCGTCGACGGCACCGAGGCCCTGACCCCGCACGACGGGGCACGGGCCAGTGAGGCGTCGGCGGTGGTGTGCCAGTTGCTGAGCGAGTCCCCCTCGGACGGAGCGAGCCTCGCCCCGGACCAGGTGCGCTGGGTGCCGATCCCCGAGGCCGCCCGCGCCGCTATCCCGGCAGCCGTACGCGCGTACCTCCGGGGGCACACGCCCGTGTGA
- a CDS encoding diacylglycerol kinase family protein — protein MRQFTAVVNPTAGGSTGAATLLHLARLLREAGAELETEYSHSLAHAQDIARRAGERGRIVLAVGGDGIAGGIGGALSGTGTVLGLVPAGRGNDFARALKLPADPAALAGILLHAEPRPVDTIEVESAVHPRTVVLGSVYAGVDAVANRHANNARLLRGSASYYAGGLRAVTTWRAADYRVTVDGEVHTHRGYTVVAANSPYYGSGRLIAPDARVDDGLLDVVMIREAPRSLFFALMNELKTGGHAHRPEVRVLRGKELRIEANRPVPYGADGEVDATLPVTVRVRPGDLPMLY, from the coding sequence ATGCGACAGTTCACCGCCGTCGTCAACCCCACCGCGGGCGGCTCCACCGGGGCGGCGACGTTGCTGCACCTGGCCCGGCTGCTGCGCGAGGCCGGAGCCGAGCTGGAGACGGAGTACAGCCACAGCCTCGCGCACGCCCAGGACATCGCCCGGCGCGCCGGAGAGCGCGGCCGGATCGTGCTGGCCGTCGGCGGGGACGGCATCGCCGGCGGGATCGGCGGCGCGCTCAGCGGCACCGGAACCGTCCTCGGCCTGGTACCCGCGGGCCGCGGCAACGACTTCGCCCGCGCCCTGAAGCTGCCCGCCGACCCCGCCGCCCTCGCCGGCATCCTGCTGCACGCCGAGCCCCGGCCGGTCGACACCATCGAGGTGGAGTCGGCCGTCCACCCGCGCACCGTGGTCCTGGGCAGTGTCTACGCCGGCGTGGACGCCGTGGCCAACCGGCACGCCAACAACGCCCGCCTGCTGCGCGGTTCCGCCTCCTACTACGCGGGCGGCCTGCGCGCCGTCACCACCTGGCGCGCGGCCGACTACCGCGTCACCGTCGACGGCGAGGTCCACACCCACCGCGGCTACACCGTCGTAGCCGCCAACTCCCCCTACTACGGCTCCGGTCGGCTCATCGCCCCCGACGCCCGCGTCGACGACGGCCTGCTGGACGTGGTGATGATCCGCGAGGCACCGCGCAGCCTGTTCTTCGCCCTCATGAACGAGCTGAAGACGGGCGGTCATGCGCACCGCCCCGAGGTGCGTGTCCTGCGCGGCAAAGAACTGCGCATCGAGGCGAACCGGCCCGTCCCCTACGGCGCCGACGGCGAGGTCGACGCCACCCTCCCGGTCACCGTACGGGTACGCCCCGGAGACCTCCCGATGCTGTACTGA
- a CDS encoding TetR/AcrR family transcriptional regulator, which translates to MTPIRHNGSDNDHVLDAVRDCVLAVGVRRTTLADVARRAGVSRMTLYRRWPDLRTLVGDLMTREWIDVATRAIPEPAAGTDTRTRIVDGLVAGVETFRAHPLFRKIVDVDPELLLPYVLDRRGASQEALLALLADALRAGHADGSVRPGHVERQSRAVLLTVQSFTLSLRTMTDEDDPELDSAAFLGELRTLLERTLTP; encoded by the coding sequence ATGACGCCTATTCGTCACAACGGTTCGGACAACGATCATGTGCTCGACGCGGTACGCGACTGTGTGCTGGCCGTCGGAGTCCGCCGCACCACCCTCGCCGACGTGGCCCGCCGCGCCGGTGTCTCACGGATGACGCTGTACCGGCGCTGGCCGGATCTGCGGACCCTGGTGGGCGATCTGATGACCCGGGAGTGGATCGACGTGGCCACCCGGGCGATCCCCGAGCCCGCCGCCGGCACGGACACCCGCACCCGGATCGTGGACGGACTGGTGGCGGGGGTCGAGACGTTCCGGGCGCACCCGCTCTTCCGCAAGATCGTCGATGTGGATCCGGAGCTGCTGCTGCCCTATGTGCTCGACCGGCGCGGAGCGAGCCAGGAGGCGCTTCTGGCCCTGCTCGCCGACGCGCTGCGCGCGGGCCATGCGGACGGCTCCGTACGCCCGGGCCATGTCGAACGGCAGTCCCGGGCCGTCCTGCTGACCGTGCAGTCCTTCACCCTGTCCCTGCGCACGATGACCGACGAGGACGATCCGGAGCTCGACTCCGCCGCCTTCCTCGGCGAGTTGCGCACCCTCCTGGAGAGGACCCTCACGCCATGA
- a CDS encoding FAD-binding oxidoreductase produces the protein MDMLWNGWGDPAKAAPLPDSVTGLLRDLLGVKPRTTPALSLEDIDLPATTAGPAALKSLAEAVGGEDHVRTDSESRVRHTRGKSTPDLLRIRAGDFSDVPQAVVLPASHEEVLAVLRACSAHGLAVVPFGGGTSVVGGLAPQRGAFIALDLRRMNGLLDLDPVSRTAVLQPGLRAPEAEALLAGHGFTLGHFPQSFEWATIGGFAAARSSGQASAGYGRFDEMVLGLTLATPEGTIETGRAPRSAAGPDLRQLVLGSEGAFGVITSVTVRIRPLPQARIYEGWRFASFEEGAAALRRLAQDGPRPTVLRLSDETETFIGLAQPDAIGGDLSQSAAGCLAITGYEGTSEDTAQRRAQAATVLTACGGTLVGAEPGERWAHGRYSAPYLRDALLDVGAFAETLETAAFWSRIPDLYTAVRTALTDALTEAGTPPLVMCHISHVYENGASLYFTVVSAQGEDPVAHWTPVKHAANEAVLAAGGTISHHHGVGTDHRDWYVREAGPLGISALRAVKRRLDPEGLLNPGVLLPTD, from the coding sequence ATGGACATGCTGTGGAACGGCTGGGGCGACCCGGCCAAGGCGGCACCGCTGCCCGACTCGGTGACCGGACTGCTGCGCGACCTGCTCGGCGTCAAGCCCCGCACCACCCCCGCCCTCTCCCTGGAGGACATCGACCTGCCCGCCACCACGGCAGGGCCCGCCGCGCTCAAGTCCCTCGCCGAGGCCGTCGGCGGCGAGGACCACGTGCGCACGGACAGCGAGAGCCGCGTCCGCCACACCCGCGGCAAGTCCACCCCCGACCTGCTGCGCATCCGCGCCGGGGACTTCTCCGACGTCCCGCAGGCCGTGGTCCTGCCCGCCTCCCACGAGGAGGTCCTCGCCGTACTGCGCGCCTGCTCCGCACACGGCCTCGCCGTCGTCCCCTTCGGGGGCGGCACCTCGGTCGTCGGCGGACTCGCCCCCCAGCGCGGCGCGTTCATCGCCCTGGACCTGCGCCGCATGAACGGCCTGCTCGACCTGGACCCCGTCTCGCGCACGGCCGTCCTGCAGCCCGGCCTGCGCGCCCCCGAGGCCGAGGCCCTGCTCGCCGGACACGGCTTCACCCTCGGCCACTTCCCGCAGTCCTTCGAGTGGGCCACCATCGGCGGCTTCGCCGCCGCCCGTTCCAGCGGCCAGGCGTCCGCCGGGTACGGCCGCTTCGACGAGATGGTCCTCGGCCTGACCCTCGCCACGCCCGAGGGCACCATCGAGACCGGCCGCGCCCCGCGCTCCGCCGCCGGACCCGACCTGCGCCAGCTGGTCCTCGGCTCCGAGGGCGCCTTCGGCGTCATCACCTCCGTCACCGTACGGATCCGCCCGCTGCCGCAGGCCCGGATCTACGAGGGCTGGCGGTTCGCCTCCTTCGAGGAGGGCGCCGCCGCGCTGCGCAGGCTCGCCCAGGACGGGCCCCGGCCGACCGTGCTGCGCCTGTCCGACGAGACCGAGACCTTCATCGGCCTCGCCCAACCGGACGCCATCGGCGGCGACTTGTCCCAGAGCGCGGCCGGCTGCCTGGCCATCACCGGCTACGAGGGCACCTCCGAGGACACCGCACAGCGCCGGGCACAGGCGGCGACCGTCCTCACCGCATGCGGCGGCACCCTCGTCGGAGCCGAACCGGGCGAACGCTGGGCCCACGGCCGCTACTCGGCGCCGTACCTGCGCGACGCCCTGCTCGACGTCGGCGCCTTCGCCGAAACCCTGGAGACCGCCGCCTTCTGGTCCCGCATCCCCGACCTCTACACGGCCGTACGCACCGCGCTCACCGACGCCCTCACCGAAGCCGGCACCCCGCCCCTGGTGATGTGCCACATCTCCCATGTGTACGAGAACGGCGCCTCGCTGTACTTCACCGTCGTCAGCGCCCAGGGCGAGGACCCGGTGGCCCACTGGACGCCCGTCAAGCACGCGGCCAACGAGGCCGTACTGGCGGCCGGCGGCACCATCTCCCACCACCACGGGGTGGGCACCGACCACCGCGACTGGTACGTCCGCGAGGCCGGACCGCTCGGCATCTCGGCCCTGCGCGCGGTGAAGCGCCGCCTGGACCCCGAGGGCCTGCTCAACCCAGGCGTACTGCTCCCCACCGACTGA
- a CDS encoding WGR domain-containing protein, with product MTTASAVSTTYLELSQEGGGAHKFYEVTVDGPVVTVRYGRIGSAGQTQTTTFPTAEKAKAAAAKKVGEKVRKGYAPAVQGQRAPRSVTRRQISSAPSTARAVAPVLWRFRTGSAAFGIHVDDEHCWVGNQAGDVYTLGHDGAVLARFSLPDGVKCLVADDFWIYAGCDDGKVYDLSSKLPFAAYDIAADVDIFWLDIHEGILDVSDREGRLTVIDHEDEYQWSRRSQGEHAWMVRADDRAVYHGHLRGVTAYAPDGGGELWHTATKGGVLFGWQEDHAVYAGTGHHVVQRLSKATGAIEATYSCDSPVYSCATSPGGRFVFAGDAASSVYCFDQHGTRLWKLGTGGGSALSMQYHDERLYLVTTDGSLVCVDASETAIAAAQQGTVPVARDVKLAAALPTYAPATAVAEVSTVAQVPAGAVVVECVQDGGRLRVHVVSQGYDTSWNVQFPRAIREPGARYVVDALHPAAGGFYRVRGDIRRLL from the coding sequence ATGACCACGGCGTCCGCGGTGTCGACGACGTATCTGGAGCTGTCGCAGGAGGGCGGCGGCGCCCACAAGTTCTACGAGGTGACCGTCGACGGCCCGGTCGTGACGGTGCGTTACGGCAGGATCGGCTCCGCCGGGCAGACCCAGACGACGACCTTCCCGACCGCCGAGAAGGCCAAGGCGGCCGCAGCGAAGAAGGTGGGGGAGAAGGTCCGCAAGGGATACGCCCCGGCCGTCCAGGGACAGCGCGCCCCACGTTCGGTGACGCGGCGTCAGATCAGCTCGGCCCCGTCCACCGCGCGGGCGGTGGCGCCCGTGCTGTGGCGGTTCCGCACCGGCTCGGCCGCGTTCGGCATCCATGTCGACGACGAGCACTGCTGGGTGGGCAATCAGGCGGGTGACGTCTACACCCTGGGCCACGACGGCGCGGTCCTCGCCCGGTTCAGCCTGCCGGACGGGGTGAAGTGCCTGGTCGCCGACGACTTCTGGATCTACGCGGGCTGTGACGACGGCAAGGTCTACGACCTCTCCTCCAAGCTGCCGTTCGCCGCGTACGACATCGCCGCGGACGTCGACATCTTCTGGCTGGACATCCACGAGGGCATCCTTGACGTCTCGGACCGCGAGGGCCGGCTCACCGTCATCGACCACGAGGACGAGTACCAGTGGTCCCGCCGCAGCCAGGGCGAACACGCCTGGATGGTCCGCGCCGACGACCGTGCCGTCTACCACGGCCACCTGCGGGGCGTCACCGCCTACGCACCCGACGGCGGCGGCGAGTTGTGGCACACGGCCACCAAGGGCGGCGTGCTGTTCGGCTGGCAGGAGGACCACGCCGTCTACGCGGGCACGGGGCACCACGTGGTCCAGCGGCTGTCGAAGGCGACCGGCGCGATCGAGGCGACGTACTCCTGCGACAGCCCGGTCTACTCGTGTGCCACCTCCCCGGGCGGGCGGTTCGTCTTCGCCGGCGACGCCGCGTCGTCCGTGTACTGCTTCGACCAGCACGGCACGCGGCTGTGGAAGCTCGGCACGGGCGGCGGCTCGGCGCTGTCGATGCAGTACCACGACGAGCGGCTGTATCTGGTGACCACCGACGGCTCACTGGTGTGCGTCGACGCGAGCGAGACCGCCATCGCCGCAGCCCAGCAGGGCACGGTGCCGGTGGCGCGGGACGTCAAGCTCGCCGCCGCCCTGCCGACCTACGCACCGGCCACCGCCGTCGCCGAGGTGTCCACCGTCGCCCAGGTTCCCGCCGGAGCCGTCGTGGTCGAGTGCGTGCAGGACGGTGGCCGGCTGCGGGTGCACGTCGTGTCCCAGGGCTACGACACCTCCTGGAACGTCCAGTTCCCGCGCGCGATACGGGAGCCGGGCGCCCGCTATGTCGTGGACGCCCTGCACCCCGCGGCGGGCGGCTTCTACCGCGTCCGCGGCGACATCCGCCGCCTGCTCTGA
- a CDS encoding glycerol-3-phosphate dehydrogenase/oxidase — translation MTHTRADVGSSLSAHRRSRELAEAADGRVVDVLVVGLGATGAGAALDAAARGLDVVAVDAHDLAFGTSRWSSKLIHGGLRYLASAQFDVAHESAVERGVLMTRTAPHLVAAQPFVLPLTPLVSRAQASLAWAGFRAGDVLRLAARTPRQVLPAPRRLTATETRHLAPSVRSAGLRGGLLSWDGKVTDDVRLVTALARTAAGHGARVLTRVRVLELTGTGARIRDELTGEEGEIRARAVINAAGVWAGDLVEGIRIRPSRGTHLVLRSERLGALPAGLHIPIPGETNRFVLVLPQGDGRVYVGLTDEPVEGGIPDVPDVPETDIGFLLDVLGSVLDTPVARDEVVGAFAGLRPLLDTSGHDGRDGAPARTSDISRRHAVLTSPDGITTIVGGKLTTYRRMAQDAVDAATAARGLAAAASPTAALPLVGAAAPGRLRALSAPRRLVRRYGTEAEAVHALAVQDPALAEPVLPGHPVTRAELLWAVRHEGALDESDLLDRRTRIGLVPEDRAEVVPVAREVLAEGAATRH, via the coding sequence ATGACCCACACCAGGGCCGACGTCGGCTCGTCCCTCAGCGCACACCGCCGTAGCCGGGAACTGGCCGAGGCCGCGGACGGCAGGGTCGTCGACGTCCTGGTCGTCGGGCTCGGCGCCACCGGGGCCGGAGCCGCGCTGGACGCGGCGGCCCGCGGTCTCGACGTCGTCGCCGTGGACGCCCACGACCTGGCCTTCGGCACCTCCCGCTGGAGCTCGAAGCTCATCCACGGCGGGCTGCGCTATCTGGCCTCCGCGCAGTTCGACGTCGCGCACGAGAGCGCGGTCGAGCGCGGGGTGCTGATGACCCGGACCGCCCCGCATCTGGTGGCCGCCCAGCCGTTCGTCCTGCCGCTCACCCCGCTCGTCTCCAGGGCCCAGGCCTCGCTGGCGTGGGCCGGGTTCCGGGCCGGGGACGTGCTGCGGCTGGCCGCCCGGACCCCGCGTCAGGTCCTGCCCGCCCCGCGCCGGCTGACGGCGACGGAGACCCGGCACCTGGCGCCGTCGGTGCGCTCGGCCGGGCTGCGCGGCGGACTGCTGTCCTGGGACGGCAAGGTCACCGACGACGTCCGGCTGGTCACCGCCCTGGCCAGGACGGCCGCCGGGCACGGGGCGCGGGTGCTGACCCGGGTCAGGGTGCTGGAGCTGACCGGGACGGGCGCCCGGATCCGCGACGAACTCACCGGCGAGGAGGGCGAGATCAGGGCCCGCGCGGTCATCAACGCGGCCGGGGTCTGGGCGGGCGACCTCGTCGAGGGCATCCGGATCCGGCCGTCCCGCGGCACCCACCTGGTCCTGCGCTCGGAGCGGCTCGGTGCCCTGCCGGCGGGGCTGCACATCCCGATCCCCGGCGAGACCAACCGCTTCGTCCTGGTGCTGCCCCAGGGCGACGGCCGGGTGTACGTCGGTCTCACCGACGAGCCGGTCGAGGGCGGGATCCCGGACGTCCCGGACGTGCCCGAGACCGACATCGGGTTCCTGCTGGACGTGCTCGGTTCGGTCCTGGACACACCCGTGGCCCGGGATGAGGTCGTCGGCGCCTTCGCCGGACTGCGCCCTCTGCTGGACACTTCCGGGCACGACGGCCGCGACGGGGCCCCCGCCCGTACCTCCGACATCTCCCGCCGGCACGCGGTGCTGACGTCCCCCGACGGCATCACCACGATCGTCGGCGGCAAGCTCACCACCTACCGGCGGATGGCACAGGACGCCGTGGACGCCGCGACCGCCGCCCGAGGCCTTGCCGCGGCTGCCTCCCCCACCGCCGCCCTGCCGCTGGTCGGAGCCGCCGCACCCGGCCGGCTGCGCGCGCTGTCCGCGCCCCGGCGCCTGGTCCGCCGCTACGGCACCGAGGCCGAGGCCGTCCACGCCCTCGCGGTCCAGGACCCCGCCCTGGCCGAGCCGGTGCTCCCCGGCCACCCGGTCACCCGCGCCGAACTCCTGTGGGCGGTCCGGCACGAGGGCGCCCTGGACGAGTCGGACCTCCTGGACCGCCGCACCCGCATCGGCCTGGTCCCGGAGGACCGCGCCGAGGTCGTCCCGGTGGCACGAGAGGTCCTGGCGGAGGGAGCGGCCACGCGGCACTGA
- a CDS encoding FdhF/YdeP family oxidoreductase, with product MSGTEDPDDDLSVTPPKRWATGVPAVTHALEYSLGQTTLRRTALTLLNINQVKGFDCPGCAWPEPAPGKRHRNEYCENGAKHIGDEATSRRITAEFFRRHSIAELDGRSDYWLNQQGRLTEPMIKRPGAEHYEPIGWDEAFDVLAAELRRLDFPDEALFYTSGRLNNEAAFLLQLFARAYGTNNLPDCSNMCHESSGSALQETLGIGKGSVSLDDIHTADLVFVVGQNPGTNHPRMLTALEETKRNGGQVIAVNPLPEAGLIRFKHPQKARGVLGRGTAIADQFLQIRPGGDLALFQALNRLLLEAEEERPGTVLDHAFIGAHTTGFADFADRARKIPWEDILAATGLTREEIQEVHDRVLASRTIIVCWAMGLTQHKHGVPTIREVVNFLLLRGNIGRPGAGVCPVRGHSNVQGDRTMGIWERMPQTFLDALGREFGFTPPAKHGLDSVDGIRAMRDGRAKVFLGVAGNFVRATPDSQVTEEAMRRCRLTAHVSTKLNRSHTVCGDTALILPTLGRSDRDIQASGEQFITVEDSMSEVHASRGRLAPASPHLLSEVAIISRLARRTLGDTPAIPWEEFESDYGTVRDRISRVVPGFEDFNARVAGPGGFRLPNPVNRRVFRTPSGKAVFTVNEFTMPHIPEGRLLLQTLRSHDQWNTVPYAMNDRYRGIHNARRVVLVNPADLAALGLADRDRVDLVAVWHDGLERRAEDFRVVAYPTSRGSAASYYPETNVLVPLDSVADISNTPTSKGVLIRLEPRRAEARAEPGPTT from the coding sequence ATGAGCGGTACTGAGGACCCGGACGACGATCTGTCGGTCACCCCGCCCAAGCGCTGGGCGACCGGTGTCCCGGCGGTGACACACGCACTGGAGTACTCGCTGGGGCAGACGACCCTGCGACGCACCGCGCTGACCCTGCTGAACATCAACCAGGTCAAGGGATTCGACTGCCCGGGATGCGCCTGGCCGGAACCCGCACCGGGCAAGCGGCACCGCAACGAATACTGCGAGAACGGCGCCAAGCACATCGGCGACGAGGCCACCTCGCGGCGTATCACCGCCGAATTCTTCCGCCGGCACTCGATCGCCGAACTGGACGGCAGGTCCGACTACTGGCTCAACCAGCAGGGCCGGCTGACCGAGCCCATGATCAAGCGGCCCGGCGCGGAGCACTACGAACCGATCGGCTGGGACGAGGCGTTCGACGTGCTCGCCGCCGAACTGCGGAGGCTGGACTTCCCGGACGAGGCCCTCTTCTACACCTCCGGCCGGCTCAACAACGAGGCGGCCTTCCTGCTGCAGCTCTTCGCCCGCGCCTACGGCACCAACAACCTGCCGGACTGCTCCAACATGTGCCACGAGTCGAGCGGTTCCGCGTTGCAGGAGACCCTGGGCATCGGCAAGGGCAGCGTGTCCCTGGACGACATCCACACCGCGGACCTCGTCTTCGTCGTCGGACAGAATCCGGGCACCAACCATCCGCGGATGCTGACCGCGCTGGAGGAGACCAAGCGCAACGGCGGCCAGGTCATCGCGGTCAACCCGCTGCCGGAGGCCGGACTCATCCGCTTCAAGCATCCGCAGAAGGCACGCGGTGTGCTCGGCCGGGGCACCGCGATAGCCGACCAGTTCCTGCAGATCCGCCCCGGCGGCGACCTCGCCCTGTTCCAGGCGCTCAACCGGCTGCTGCTGGAGGCAGAGGAGGAGCGCCCGGGCACCGTACTCGACCACGCCTTCATCGGCGCCCACACCACCGGCTTCGCCGATTTCGCCGACCGCGCCCGGAAAATCCCGTGGGAGGACATCCTCGCCGCTACCGGACTCACCCGCGAGGAGATCCAAGAGGTCCACGACCGGGTGCTGGCGAGCCGGACGATCATCGTGTGCTGGGCCATGGGCCTCACCCAGCACAAACACGGCGTCCCCACCATCCGCGAGGTCGTCAACTTCCTGCTGCTGCGCGGCAACATCGGCAGGCCGGGCGCGGGTGTGTGCCCGGTGCGCGGCCACAGCAACGTCCAGGGCGACCGCACGATGGGCATCTGGGAACGCATGCCCCAGACGTTCCTCGACGCCCTGGGCCGGGAGTTCGGTTTCACCCCGCCCGCGAAGCACGGACTGGACTCGGTCGACGGCATCCGGGCCATGCGCGACGGCAGGGCGAAGGTCTTCCTCGGCGTGGCGGGGAACTTCGTGCGGGCCACGCCCGACAGCCAGGTCACCGAGGAGGCGATGCGGCGCTGCCGGCTCACCGCGCACGTCTCCACCAAACTCAACCGCTCGCACACGGTCTGCGGTGACACCGCCCTCATCCTGCCGACCCTCGGCCGCAGCGACCGTGACATCCAGGCGTCCGGCGAGCAGTTCATCACCGTCGAGGACTCCATGAGCGAGGTCCACGCCTCCCGCGGACGCCTGGCACCTGCCTCCCCGCACCTGCTCAGCGAGGTCGCGATCATCAGCCGGCTGGCCCGCAGAACCCTCGGCGACACACCGGCCATCCCCTGGGAGGAGTTCGAGTCGGACTACGGCACCGTCCGCGACCGCATCTCCCGCGTCGTGCCCGGCTTCGAGGACTTCAACGCCCGGGTGGCCGGGCCCGGCGGCTTCCGGCTGCCCAACCCGGTCAACCGGCGTGTGTTCCGCACGCCGAGCGGAAAGGCCGTCTTCACCGTCAACGAGTTCACGATGCCGCACATCCCCGAGGGCCGGCTGCTGCTGCAGACGCTGCGCTCGCACGACCAGTGGAACACCGTGCCGTACGCGATGAACGACCGCTACCGCGGCATCCACAACGCGCGCCGGGTCGTCCTCGTCAACCCCGCCGACCTCGCGGCCCTCGGGCTCGCCGACCGCGACCGGGTGGACCTGGTCGCCGTCTGGCACGACGGGCTGGAACGCCGTGCCGAGGACTTCCGCGTCGTCGCCTACCCCACCAGCCGGGGCTCCGCCGCCTCCTACTATCCCGAGACCAATGTCCTGGTACCGCTGGACAGCGTCGCCGACATCAGCAACACCCCCACATCCAAGGGCGTGCTGATCCGCCTGGAGCCGAGACGCGCCGAGGCACGGGCCGAGCCCGGCCCCACCACCTGA
- a CDS encoding LysR family transcriptional regulator, whose protein sequence is MLFRQLEYLLALSRERHFARAAQACHVSQPALSEALRKLEEELDVPLVRRGRKYEGLTPEGERIVVWAQRILADRDALKDEVDALRSGLSGRMRIGSVPTASGAVAQLTGPFCAAHPLVTVEVTADMQSVDILRQLQNFELDAGVTYLREDVSDGFHTVPLYQERYVLLLTAADGLARRTTATWAEASRLPLCMLTRAMQGRRVLDELFARAGAQPSPRLETDSVAALFAHVRTGRWAAVVPHAWLHVFGVPHGMRAVPLVEPAAAVPVGLVIAAREPGSVMARALTDIARTTDVAAALERVPGDPVR, encoded by the coding sequence GTGCTCTTCCGTCAGCTGGAATACCTCCTCGCCCTCTCCCGGGAGCGGCATTTCGCCCGCGCCGCCCAGGCCTGCCATGTCTCCCAGCCCGCGCTGTCGGAGGCGCTTCGCAAGTTGGAGGAGGAACTCGACGTGCCGCTGGTGCGGCGCGGCCGCAAGTACGAGGGCCTCACCCCGGAGGGGGAACGCATCGTCGTATGGGCGCAGCGGATCCTCGCCGACCGTGATGCCCTCAAGGACGAGGTAGACGCTCTGCGCAGCGGGCTGAGCGGCCGGATGCGGATCGGTTCGGTGCCGACCGCGTCCGGTGCCGTAGCCCAGCTGACCGGCCCGTTCTGCGCGGCGCATCCGCTGGTCACGGTGGAGGTGACGGCGGACATGCAGTCGGTGGACATCCTTCGGCAGCTGCAGAACTTCGAGCTCGACGCCGGGGTCACCTATCTGCGCGAGGATGTGTCGGACGGCTTCCACACGGTTCCGCTGTACCAGGAGCGGTACGTCCTGCTGCTGACGGCCGCCGACGGTCTGGCCCGGCGTACGACGGCCACGTGGGCGGAGGCCTCGCGGCTGCCGTTGTGCATGCTGACCCGGGCGATGCAGGGCCGCCGGGTCCTGGACGAGCTGTTCGCGCGGGCCGGGGCGCAGCCCTCGCCCCGGCTGGAGACCGACTCCGTGGCGGCGCTGTTCGCCCATGTGCGGACGGGCCGGTGGGCGGCCGTCGTGCCCCATGCCTGGCTGCATGTGTTCGGTGTCCCGCACGGTATGCGCGCCGTGCCGCTGGTGGAGCCCGCCGCGGCGGTGCCCGTGGGTCTGGTGATCGCCGCCCGCGAGCCGGGGTCGGTGATGGCCAGGGCGCTGACGGACATCGCCCGCACCACCGACGTGGCCGCGGCCCTGGAACGCGTGCCCGGCGACCCGGTCCGGTAG
- a CDS encoding thioesterase family protein translates to MRHEVTDADTAVAVGSGDVPVLATPRLIAWMEAATVRAAAPFTESGQTTVGTEVRVRHVRATPVGGRVEVSATPAASVAGGRLTFVVRAVDGSGRLVATGEIDRAIVDRQRFLARTVEPAADR, encoded by the coding sequence ATGCGTCACGAGGTGACCGACGCCGACACCGCGGTGGCCGTGGGCAGCGGTGATGTGCCCGTACTCGCCACCCCGCGGCTGATCGCGTGGATGGAAGCGGCCACCGTCCGGGCCGCCGCCCCGTTCACCGAGTCCGGTCAGACCACGGTGGGAACGGAGGTGCGGGTCCGGCATGTGCGGGCCACGCCGGTCGGTGGCCGGGTGGAGGTGAGTGCCACACCCGCCGCCTCCGTCGCGGGCGGGCGGCTCACCTTCGTGGTACGGGCCGTCGACGGCTCGGGCCGGCTGGTCGCGACGGGCGAGATCGACCGGGCGATCGTGGACCGGCAGCGGTTCCTGGCGCGCACGGTGGAGCCGGCGGCGGATCGGTGA